GCACGGCCTGGACCCCCAGGAGGAGGCCCTGGCCACCGGCAAGCCGTTCAACGATTTGTCGACATATGGCCGTCTGGGCCTGCTCGACGAGGCCGAGGAGGTCGTCGCGCCGCCCGGCGCGTACGCGGAGTTCTACCGCCTGCTGGTCGCGGCGCTGACCGGCGGCGGGCCGCTGCCGGTCGAGCCCGGGTCGGCGGTGCGGGTGCTGGAGGTGATCGAGGCGGCGTTCGAGTCCGCCCGGACCGGGAAGGTGGTGGCGCCGTGAGCCTGCTGGAGGAGTTGGCGGAGCAGGAGGCCAAGCTCGTGTTCACCTCGTTCGACAACGAGGTGGCGCTGGACCTGGGCGCGTTCCTGCTCGACGCGGCCCGCTCGGCGGGGTTGCCGGTGACGATCTCGGTGCGGCGCGGGCGGCAGCGGCTGTTCCACGCGGCCCTGCCGGGCACGTCGGCGGACAACGACGAGTGGATCGACCGCAAGTCCCGGGTGGTCGACCGGTACGGGCAGAGCTCCTACCGGGTCGGCGAGGGGTTCCGGGCGCGCGGCACGACGTTCGAGGAGAGCTCCCGCCTGGACCCCGACCGCTACGCCGCGCACGGCGGGGTGTTCCCGGTGACCGTGGCGGGGGTGGGGGTGGTCGGGACCGTCGGCGTGTCGGGGCTGCCGCAGGCCGAGGACCACGCGTTCGTGGTGGAGCAGTTGGGGCGCTTCCTGGCCCGCTGACCCCGGGCAGCCGACCCCGGGCAGCCAGCCCCGGACAGCCAGCCCCAGGCCACTCGCCCTGGGCCGCTCGCCCCGGGCAGCCGACCACCGGCCCACCAACCCGGCCCACCAACCCGGCCCACCAACCCGGCCCACCCGCCCGCAGCAGCCCCGACCACCACCCACCACCCCGCCCCCCTCAGCGGCCGCACCCCCTCGGGGTCCCAACCCCCTCGGCCGCCGACCACCACCCACCGCCCTCGGCGGCGGCCGTCCGCCCGGCCGCCGCCCGCCACCCGACCGCGTCCCACCCCCGGCGCGGTCGGCCGGAGGGGGCTTCCCGGCGCCCCGGGAAGCCCCCTCCTCAAAACTCAGCGACCCCCGTCAGCGGCCCCTCAGCAGAAGACCTCCTCCAGCAGCTGGTCCGCCCCATTGACCGGCCCGGGGTCCGGCGCCGAGGTCACCGAGGCCGTCAACCGGGTCTTCGTGTCCGCCGTGCTCATCATCAGGGTGGAGTAGCCGGGGATGCCGCCGCCGTGACCCCACACCGTGACCCCGCACGGCAGCTCGGTCGACTCGATCCCCAGCCCGTACCCCTGCCCGGGCCCGGCCTGGACCGTGGTCAGCAGCTCCCGCTGCTGCGCGGGCCGCAGCAGGCGGCCGTCCAGCAGCGCGTCCACGAACCGGCCCAGGTCCTCGGTCGTGGAGATCATCTCGCCCGCCGAATAGGCGACCGACGGGTTGATCTCGGTGATGTCGGCGACCTCGCCGGCCACCCGCACGTAGCCGTGGGCGTGCGGACCGGGCACCTGGACCCGCGTGCCCGGCACGGAGGTGTCCCGCAGCCCGAGGGGCCGCAGGACGCGCTGGGCGACCGCGTCGCCGTAGGGCCGGCCGGTGACCCGCTCGACCAGCATGCCCACCACGACGTAGTTGGTGTTGGAGTAGTTCCACCCGGTCCCGGGTTGGAAGTCCAGCGGCTTGGCCGTGGCGAGCGCGACCAGCTCGGCCGGGGTCCACGTCTTGTAGCGGATGGCCTCGTAGCCGTCCGGGTCGAGCGGCAGGTCCTGCGTGTAGTTGTAGAGCCCGCTGGTGTGCTGGAGCAGGTGCCGCACGGTGATCCGGTCGCCGTCGGGCAGCAGGCCGGGCAGGTAGCGCGACACGGGCGCGTCCAGCTCGACCCGGCCCTCGCCCACGAGCTGGAGCACCACGGTGGCGACGAACGTCTTGGTGACGCTGCCGACCCGGAACCGGCCGTCGGTGGGCACCGGGCGCGGCGAGCCGACCTCGGCCGTGCCCGCGCGGGCGGTGAACTCGCGCCGCCCGTCGACCACGCGCGCCTGCGCGCCCTGCGCCCCGGTGCGGGCCATCTCGTCCAGCGCCCGCTGCACGACCTGCCGGTCGACGCGGTCGCCGCCCGGCGCGGCCACCGCCGTGCCACCGATGCCCGTGACGGCCAGCCCCACCGCGGCGGCCAGGGCGATTCCCCTCTTGACCCTCAACGCGTCCTCCCTGTGATCGTCGAGGGCACCGACCCTGCCCGACCGGCACCGCCGCGCGCGTCACCCCGCGGTTGCCACCCGCGTCACCCCCTGGTGGTCGGCGGCGGACGACTTTAGGCTCTTCCACCCCTAGTGGGAGGGGTTCGCGGAACCGATTCCGAACCCCTGATCACTACTCCGTTCGAGTGACACAAATGGTCTAGACCTTGACCGTGAAGTGGTCTGAACCACATCGTGGCATCACCCTGCACTCCTTCCCTGACGAGGAGCACGATGTCCAAGATCCGATGGCATGTCACAGCGTTGTTCGTGGCGGTCGCCACGTTGGTGGTGGGGCTGGCCGTGGCTCCCGCGGCGAGCGGCGCGGGCGGTGTCTCGGCCACCTTCAGCAAGGGCTCGGACTGGGGCACGGGCTACGAGGGCAAGTACACGATCCGCAACAACGGCACCTCCGCGCTGAGCACCTGGACCGTCGAGTTCGACCTGCCCGCCGGGCACCGGGTCAGCTCGGTCTGGGACGGCTCGCAGACCACCAGCGGCCAGCACGTCACCGTCAAGCCGACCTGGAACGGCAGCGTGGGCGTCGGCGCGTCGGTGAGCTTCGGCTTCAACGTGTCCTACTCGGGCGCGTACTCCGCCCCGGCCAACTGCAAGCTGAACGGCGCGTCGTGCGAGGCGGGCGGGACGAACCCGACCACCACGACCACCACCACGACGACGACCAGCACCACCACCACGACCACCACCAGCACGACGACCACGACCACCACGACGAACCCGCCGGGTGGCAAGAAGAACCTGGGCTACTTCACCCAGTGGGGCGTCTACGGCCGCCAGTACTACGTGAAGAACATCCACACCTCGGGCACCGCCGCGAAGCTGACGCACATCAACTACTCGTTCGGCAACGTGCAGAACGGCCAGTGCACCATCGGTGACGCCTACGCCGACTACGACATGGCCTACACCACCGCGAACTCCGTCGACGGCGTCGCGGACACCTGGGACACCGGCGCCCTGCGCGGCAACTTCAACCAGCTGCGCAAGCTGAAGAAGATGTACCCGCACATCAAGGTGCTGTTCTCCTTCGGCGGCTGGACCTGGTCCGGCGGCTTCGGCCAGGCCGCGCAGAACCCGGCCGCGTTCGCCGAGTCCTGCTACAAGCTGGTCGAGGACCCGCGCTGGGCCGACGTGTTCGACGGCATCGACATCGACTGGGAGTACCCGAACGCCTGCGGCCTGACCTGCGACACCAGCGGCTTCGGCTCGTTCAAGACGCTGTCCCAGGCCCTGCGCAACCGCTTCGGCGCCAACTACCTGATCACCGCGGCCATCACCGCCGACGGCACCAACGGCGGCAAGATCGACGCGGCCGACTACGGCGGCGCGGCGCAGTACCTCGACTGGTACAACGTGATGACCTACGACTACTTC
This portion of the Saccharothrix syringae genome encodes:
- a CDS encoding heme-degrading domain-containing protein; its protein translation is MSLLEELAEQEAKLVFTSFDNEVALDLGAFLLDAARSAGLPVTISVRRGRQRLFHAALPGTSADNDEWIDRKSRVVDRYGQSSYRVGEGFRARGTTFEESSRLDPDRYAAHGGVFPVTVAGVGVVGTVGVSGLPQAEDHAFVVEQLGRFLAR
- a CDS encoding serine hydrolase domain-containing protein, producing the protein MRVKRGIALAAAVGLAVTGIGGTAVAAPGGDRVDRQVVQRALDEMARTGAQGAQARVVDGRREFTARAGTAEVGSPRPVPTDGRFRVGSVTKTFVATVVLQLVGEGRVELDAPVSRYLPGLLPDGDRITVRHLLQHTSGLYNYTQDLPLDPDGYEAIRYKTWTPAELVALATAKPLDFQPGTGWNYSNTNYVVVGMLVERVTGRPYGDAVAQRVLRPLGLRDTSVPGTRVQVPGPHAHGYVRVAGEVADITEINPSVAYSAGEMISTTEDLGRFVDALLDGRLLRPAQQRELLTTVQAGPGQGYGLGIESTELPCGVTVWGHGGGIPGYSTLMMSTADTKTRLTASVTSAPDPGPVNGADQLLEEVFC
- a CDS encoding glycosyl hydrolase family 18 protein, which gives rise to MSKIRWHVTALFVAVATLVVGLAVAPAASGAGGVSATFSKGSDWGTGYEGKYTIRNNGTSALSTWTVEFDLPAGHRVSSVWDGSQTTSGQHVTVKPTWNGSVGVGASVSFGFNVSYSGAYSAPANCKLNGASCEAGGTNPTTTTTTTTTTSTTTTTTTSTTTTTTTTNPPGGKKNLGYFTQWGVYGRQYYVKNIHTSGTAAKLTHINYSFGNVQNGQCTIGDAYADYDMAYTTANSVDGVADTWDTGALRGNFNQLRKLKKMYPHIKVLFSFGGWTWSGGFGQAAQNPAAFAESCYKLVEDPRWADVFDGIDIDWEYPNACGLTCDTSGFGSFKTLSQALRNRFGANYLITAAITADGTNGGKIDAADYGGAAQYLDWYNVMTYDYFGAWAAKGPTAPHSPLTSYAGIPTEGFYSDAAIQKLKSKGVPSAKLLLGIGFYGRGWTGVTQSAPGGTATGAAPGTYEAGIEDYKVLKTKCPANGTVAGTAYAHCGSEWWSYDTPATIGGKMTYAKNQGLGGAFFWSLDGDTSNGELATAISNGLK